A region from the Neurospora crassa OR74A linkage group V, whole genome shotgun sequence genome encodes:
- a CDS encoding PNS1 yields the protein MSGPQYGAQPGGYYNNNNNYPPPPPNSYQMNPMPTDGNYGQQPQYGYGGGPPPQQYGNGYGDGGYAPPQGPPPNGSKPPPTDGYGGPPPSYDEVFKVQKPKYNDWWAGLLFLATVAGFVAVSAISIHGYADNRSQNNGSLNGQRNTFGLTTHTIYLFVWVLICAIVLSYAYMWMARKFTKQFIYATGILNIVMGLVTALYMLSRKYWSGGIVFLIFVVLQALFFWSCRSRIPFSTLMLQTAIDVSKVHGHVYLVSAVGGVIGTLFAAYWAITLVAVYVKFEPDPNNAACRNAGGCSSGKVIGLIVFITFAGYWISEWLKNTIHTTVAGIYGSWYFNSRNYPTKVTRGALKRSLTYSFGSISLGSLFIAIINLIRQLAQAAQQNAAQEGDILGTILWCIFGCLIGILDWLVEFINRYAFCHIALYGKAYFAAAKDTWKMVKDRGIDALINECLIGPVLTFGATFVAYACGLIAYLYMVYTKPAYNDGGGFTPVVVAFAFLIGLQVCNVFTTPLTSGIDTIFVAMAWDPEVLMRDHPDLYHRMVQVYPHVQEAIHA from the exons ATGAGCGGGCCACAGTATGGCGCCCAGCCTGGTGGCTActacaataacaacaacaactaccctccgccgccgcccaactCGTACCAGATGAACCCCATGCCGACCGATGGTAACTACGGCCAGCAACCGCAGTATGGATATGGAGGAGGTCCACCGCCGCAGCAGTATGGAAATGGTTATGGGGATGGCGGGTACGCTCCGCCTCAGGGACCTCCGCCGAACGGGTCCAAACCTCCTCCGACCGATGGCTACGGCGGCCCCCCGCCCTCGTACGATGAAGTGTTCAAGGTCCAGAAGCCCAAGTACAACGATTGGTGGGCCGGGCTTTTGTTCCTGGCTACCGTTGCTGGATTCGTCGCGGTTTCGGCTATTAGTATTCATGGTTATG CCGACAACAGAAGTCAAAACAATGGCAGCCTCAACGGTCAACGCAACACCTTTGGTCTCACCACCCACACTATCTACCTCTTCGTCTGGGTCCTGATTTGCGCCATTGTCCTCAGTTATGCGTACATGTGGATGGCCCGCAAGTTTACCAAGCAGTTCATCTACGCCACCGGCATCCTCAACATTGTCATGGGCCTGGTTACGGCACTTTACATGTTATCTCGCAAGTACTGGTCCGGCGGCATCGTCTTTCTGATCTTCGTCGTCCTACaagccctcttcttctggtcCTGCCGCTCGCGCATTCCCTTTTCGACCCTGATGCTCCAAACCGCCATCGATGTCTCCAAAGTCCACGGTCACGTCTACCTCGTCTCCGCTGTCGGCGGTGTTATAGGCACCCTGTTCGCCGCCTACTGGGCCATCACCCTCGTAGCCGTCTATGTCAAGTTCGAGCCGGACCCGAACAACGCCGCCTGCCGTAACGCCGGTGGGTGTTCCTCAGGCAAAGTCATTGGCCTGATTGTCTTCATCACCTTTGCCGGCTACTGGATTTCGGAGTGGCTGAAGAACACCATCCACACCACCGTCGCGGGCATCTATGGGTCGTGGTACTTCAACAGTCGCAACTACCCGACTAAGGTCACGCGCGGCGCCCTCAAGCGCTCGCTCACTTACTCCTTTGGCTCGATTTCTCTGGGATCTCtcttcatcgccatcatcaacctgaTCCGCCAACTCGCCCAGGCTGCTCAACAAAACGCCGCGCAGGAGGGCGACATCCTCGGAACCATTCTCTGGTGCATCTTTGGGTGTCTGATCGGCATCTTGGACTGGCTCGTCGAGTTCATCAACCGCTACGCCTTCTGCCACATTGCGCTCTACGGAAAAGCCTACTTTGCCGCGGCCAAGGATACATGGAAGATGGTCAAGGACCGGGGAATCGACGCTCTGATCAATGAATGCCTGATCGGCCCCGTGCTAACCTTTGGCGCTACTTTCGTCGCTTATGCGTGCGGTCTGATTGCGTATCTGTACATGGTGTACACTAAGCCGGCGTACAATGACGGAGGAGGATTCACacccgtggtggtggcgttTGCTTTCCTGATTGGGTTGCAGGTGTGCAATGTGTTTACGACGCCGCTGACGAGTGGCATTGATACGATATTTGTGGCGATGGCGTGGGACCCTGAGGTGTTGATGAGGGATCATCCGGATTTGTATCACAGGATGGTGCAGGTTTATCCCCATGTTCAGGAGGCTATTCATGCATGA